From one Bacillus clarus genomic stretch:
- a CDS encoding DUF4153 domain-containing protein, whose amino-acid sequence MDINNLIIGNISNPHELERMYRKDPKTFKKSFSHAWEQNPDSQVLGVWYERLHFKETANTEKSSLLQKGFLFMGILAILAGISTRIIFHFVEQEAIAPINLAFGIIPFIAAYFVYNNTPKKSVIYFLAVLFLISGFYLNMLPLNYKDSIILSYLHLPIFLWVLVGLAFTGNEYSKGSTRLAYIKFNLEYCILYASMAVSGMVLAALTMQLFSFVGLDIEDFYFSNVVLFGAAALAIVAAYLVSMNLKLAKNITPYIAKIFSPLVLVTLLVYLITVIWVGKNPFLDRNFLIAFNGILLGVLAVTIFSITESDSDEKKNISDYINFALIVLALIIDSVALSAIVFRLSSYGITPNRLAVLGVNILIWANLIWIMLSYMRFLQNKSGPSTIQDAVTKYLPVYGLWAAFVTFTFPIIFN is encoded by the coding sequence ATGGACATTAACAATTTGATTATTGGAAATATTTCTAACCCTCATGAGCTGGAGAGAATGTATAGAAAAGACCCGAAAACTTTTAAAAAGTCATTCTCACACGCATGGGAACAAAATCCTGATTCTCAGGTTCTTGGCGTTTGGTATGAAAGATTGCATTTCAAGGAGACGGCAAATACAGAAAAATCTTCCTTGCTTCAAAAAGGTTTCTTATTCATGGGCATTTTAGCCATTCTGGCCGGGATAAGCACCAGAATCATTTTCCATTTTGTCGAACAGGAAGCAATTGCTCCAATTAACCTGGCTTTTGGTATAATTCCCTTTATTGCTGCCTATTTTGTTTACAATAATACTCCGAAAAAAAGTGTTATTTATTTCCTTGCAGTGTTGTTCCTAATTTCCGGGTTTTATCTTAATATGCTGCCATTAAATTATAAAGACAGTATTATCCTTTCTTATTTACACCTTCCCATATTCTTATGGGTATTGGTAGGTCTTGCATTTACAGGAAATGAATATTCAAAAGGCAGTACAAGATTAGCCTATATTAAATTTAATTTGGAATATTGTATTCTCTACGCCAGCATGGCAGTTAGCGGAATGGTACTAGCAGCATTAACCATGCAGTTATTTAGCTTTGTTGGCTTGGATATAGAAGACTTCTATTTTAGTAATGTCGTTTTATTTGGTGCTGCCGCTCTCGCTATTGTGGCTGCATACCTGGTATCAATGAATCTTAAACTTGCTAAGAATATTACACCATATATAGCTAAAATTTTTAGTCCTCTTGTCCTGGTCACATTGTTGGTCTATCTTATAACGGTTATATGGGTCGGAAAAAATCCATTTTTGGACCGCAATTTCCTGATAGCCTTCAACGGAATACTCCTTGGTGTATTGGCCGTTACCATATTTTCCATTACCGAGAGCGACTCAGACGAGAAAAAGAACATTTCAGATTATATAAATTTTGCCTTAATTGTTCTTGCGCTTATCATTGACAGTGTGGCTTTGTCAGCCATCGTGTTCAGACTTTCTTCTTATGGGATTACGCCTAATAGACTTGCTGTTTTAGGAGTAAACATACTTATCTGGGCAAATCTAATTTGGATTATGCTCTCCTATATGCGTTTTCTACAAAACAAATCCGGACCTTCAACTATCCAAGATGCCGTTACTAAGTATTTGCCGGTCTACGGACTTTGGGCAGCTTTCGTTACATTTACTTTTCCTATAATTTTTAATTAG
- a CDS encoding helix-turn-helix domain-containing protein, which produces MAIIINIDVMLAKRKMSVTELSEKVGITMANLSILKNGKAKAIRLSTLEAICKALECQPGDILEYKSDEDS; this is translated from the coding sequence ATGGCAATTATAATCAATATTGATGTGATGTTAGCAAAAAGGAAAATGAGCGTAACAGAACTTTCGGAGAAGGTTGGAATAACAATGGCGAACCTTTCTATATTGAAAAATGGAAAGGCAAAAGCGATTCGATTATCCACTTTAGAGGCAATTTGTAAGGCTTTAGAATGTCAGCCTGGAGATATTTTAGAATACAAAAGTGACGAAGACAGTTAA
- a CDS encoding AbrB/MazE/SpoVT family DNA-binding domain-containing protein: MRATGIVRQVDNLGRIVLPMELRKSLGLRDKAPLEIFVEQDSVVLKPYKVKDSCLITGDISEKNFKIADSKITLSPEGAKVLLKEIEKYLIK, translated from the coding sequence ATGAGAGCAACTGGAATTGTGAGGCAGGTAGATAATTTAGGACGTATTGTTTTACCTATGGAACTAAGAAAGAGTTTAGGACTTCGTGATAAAGCGCCTTTGGAAATATTTGTGGAGCAGGACAGTGTTGTGTTAAAGCCATATAAAGTAAAAGATTCTTGTTTGATAACGGGAGATATATCTGAAAAGAATTTTAAAATTGCTGATAGTAAAATCACATTAAGTCCTGAAGGTGCTAAGGTTTTATTGAAAGAAATAGAGAAATATCTAATAAAATAG
- a CDS encoding IS6 family transposase: MKKENLFKWKHYQPDIILLTVRWYLWYNLSFRDLVEMMEERGLSIAHTTIMRWVHQYGPELDERVRRHLKTTNDSWRVDETYAKVKGQWMYLYRAVDSEGNTIDFYLSKSRDKQAAKRFFKKALAASHICKPRVITVDKNPAYPVAIQELKEEKRMPEGIQIRQVKYLNNIVEQDHRFIKKRVRSMLGFKSYETATSILSGVETMHMMKKGQLHLQVKSAQNEVRFIHKLFGIAS, translated from the coding sequence ATGAAAAAGGAAAATTTGTTCAAATGGAAGCACTATCAACCTGATATTATCTTATTAACGGTAAGATGGTACCTATGGTACAACCTAAGTTTTCGTGATTTGGTGGAAATGATGGAGGAACGAGGTTTGTCTATTGCTCACACCACTATTATGCGTTGGGTGCATCAATATGGACCTGAATTAGATGAAAGAGTACGACGTCATCTTAAGACAACAAATGATTCCTGGAGAGTCGATGAAACGTATGCGAAAGTAAAAGGGCAATGGATGTATTTATATCGCGCAGTCGATTCAGAAGGGAATACTATTGATTTTTATCTAAGTAAATCAAGAGATAAACAAGCAGCCAAGCGCTTTTTTAAGAAAGCCTTGGCTGCTTCTCATATTTGTAAACCTCGTGTTATCACAGTAGACAAGAATCCAGCCTATCCCGTAGCGATTCAAGAGTTAAAAGAAGAGAAACGTATGCCCGAAGGCATACAAATAAGGCAAGTGAAATATCTCAATAATATAGTGGAACAGGATCACCGTTTCATTAAGAAACGTGTACGTTCTATGTTAGGATTCAAGTCATATGAAACAGCCACTTCTATATTGAGTGGCGTTGAAACCATGCATATGATGAAAAAAGGACAACTTCACTTACAGGTGAAGTCTGCCCAAAATGAAGTTAGATTCATACATAAATTATTTGGAATTGCATCATAA
- a CDS encoding alpha/beta hydrolase encodes MLKDNFQINNIPTVLWGDKSEKIFIAVHGNMSNKEDAVIQILAEEANQKGYQVLSFDLPEHGERKNDNTPCNVQFCVSELSIIMNYAKEHWKEVSVFACSMGAYFSLLAYQNDVLEKALFLSPVVNMERIIENMMKWFNVTPELLQKEMTIETPIGQKLYWDYLCYVKEHPINTWNTDTYIMYGAKDELCEFETINYFTKKHRCELEVMETGEHYFHTEEQLKIFEQWLHKHID; translated from the coding sequence ATGCTTAAAGATAATTTTCAAATTAATAATATTCCCACGGTTTTATGGGGAGATAAGAGTGAAAAAATTTTTATTGCAGTACATGGAAATATGTCAAATAAGGAAGATGCAGTTATTCAAATATTAGCTGAAGAAGCCAATCAAAAAGGTTATCAAGTATTAAGCTTTGATTTACCCGAGCATGGAGAAAGAAAAAATGATAATACTCCTTGCAATGTACAGTTTTGTGTTAGTGAATTATCTATAATTATGAATTACGCAAAAGAACATTGGAAAGAAGTAAGCGTGTTTGCATGTAGTATGGGAGCTTATTTTAGCCTTTTAGCCTATCAAAATGATGTGTTAGAAAAGGCATTATTTTTATCACCAGTAGTTAATATGGAACGAATTATCGAAAATATGATGAAATGGTTTAATGTAACACCAGAGCTTTTGCAAAAAGAAATGACTATAGAGACACCTATTGGTCAAAAGTTATATTGGGATTATTTATGCTATGTAAAAGAACATCCTATTAATACATGGAATACAGATACATATATTATGTATGGAGCCAAGGATGAACTGTGCGAATTTGAAACTATTAACTATTTTACAAAAAAACATCGTTGTGAATTAGAAGTCATGGAAACAGGTGAACATTACTTTCATACTGAAGAA
- a CDS encoding DUF3967 domain-containing protein, which produces MSDTEVLYTANEVYNRLKVSGSTLRKYTDVLQREGYDIKKNSRGRREYTEYDIMLIEKLVELSKHDGMTLEKAAKMIVKQLGHVSKPEEAQETDLIPYSLQQMFQEHYSAMCEQINKVQQANLLEMEKRLDDRIDQRNKLIEADMKDRKEREERIEKRLEQRDENLMKMIREIQEVKRIVITSQEEVAVAGLKRKSWWKLWK; this is translated from the coding sequence ATGTCAGATACGGAAGTGCTATATACGGCTAATGAGGTATATAATCGATTGAAAGTAAGTGGAAGTACATTAAGAAAGTACACAGATGTATTACAGCGTGAAGGATATGATATTAAGAAAAATAGCAGAGGAAGAAGAGAATATACAGAGTATGACATTATGCTCATTGAAAAGTTAGTGGAACTGAGTAAACATGATGGAATGACTTTGGAGAAAGCGGCGAAGATGATAGTAAAACAATTGGGGCATGTTAGTAAGCCAGAAGAAGCTCAGGAGACAGACTTGATTCCGTATTCTCTTCAGCAAATGTTCCAGGAACATTATAGCGCTATGTGTGAGCAAATAAACAAGGTGCAGCAAGCAAATTTATTAGAAATGGAAAAGAGATTGGATGATCGTATAGATCAAAGGAATAAGTTGATTGAAGCGGATATGAAGGATCGAAAGGAACGAGAAGAAAGGATAGAAAAAAGGTTAGAGCAAAGAGATGAAAACCTGATGAAAATGATTAGAGAAATACAAGAAGTGAAACGGATTGTTATAACGAGTCAGGAAGAAGTGGCGGTAGCAGGGTTGAAAAGAAAATCCTGGTGGAAACTTTGGAAGTAG
- a CDS encoding Phr family secreted Rap phosphatase inhibitor: protein MKKTVFSLIGLVTVLTLMFGAQSPVETQTAAEVVQYAHGNHGG from the coding sequence ATGAAAAAAACAGTATTTAGCTTAATTGGTTTAGTTACAGTTTTAACTTTAATGTTTGGTGCCCAATCCCCTGTGGAGACACAGACGGCTGCTGAAGTTGTCCAATATGCACACGGAAATCATGGCGGTTAA
- a CDS encoding DUF2975 domain-containing protein produces MEKVTMLFLKIAVILLGVPVLALCIFLVPEMANLAAKLLPEFAFIKYLVFIAFDASAIPFYFALYQAFKLLRYIDKNKAFSDLSVKALKKIKYCAITISILHVLVWPLFYIFAEVDDAPRVIFVGLVVPFASMVIAVFAAVLQKLLQEAINIKSENGLTV; encoded by the coding sequence ATGGAAAAAGTAACAATGTTGTTTTTAAAAATAGCTGTTATTCTTTTAGGAGTCCCAGTTCTTGCTCTGTGTATCTTTTTGGTGCCTGAGATGGCGAACCTTGCAGCAAAATTGCTTCCAGAGTTTGCTTTTATAAAATATCTCGTTTTCATCGCTTTTGATGCATCGGCGATACCTTTTTACTTTGCTTTGTATCAGGCTTTCAAACTCTTACGCTATATTGACAAAAATAAAGCTTTCTCCGATTTATCTGTAAAAGCTTTAAAGAAAATCAAATACTGTGCCATCACAATCAGTATTTTGCATGTGCTAGTTTGGCCGCTCTTCTATATCTTTGCGGAAGTAGACGACGCACCAAGAGTTATCTTTGTCGGATTGGTTGTTCCTTTTGCTTCGATGGTTATCGCAGTCTTTGCGGCTGTTCTCCAAAAACTTTTACAAGAAGCAATTAATATCAAATCAGAAAATGGTTTAACGGTCTGA
- a CDS encoding Rap family tetratricopeptide repeat protein, whose product MSIHLKGNKEITKLLNEWYIEIRSRRIRNALCLKETIDSKIHSIEEDQNLLLYYSLLDFRYQFIIDNLSVSKNSFDKVESFDTPTDDFLAYYYHFFKGIHASTIGEYNVAKENYEKAESFLDCIPDELEKAEFQYKVGAFLYDIYQGLLSYKKVTEARKIFAQHTGYEINVAFCDNLIGLACTHLREWELAEEYFTKAMDMFQKINEEQFILMVRQNLGLMYATQNLSPLAIRYLSEVNQKQSNNYKALFIEAREHMKQGNNSIATELIAKGHKLCVELDNKEYKYHFKILDAINANFPAEALEKIVLESISYFTEQELFEYIKDYEEQLATTFYKEDNHVKASHYFYSSSQAGKKAFEKEALK is encoded by the coding sequence ATGAGTATTCATTTAAAGGGGAACAAAGAAATCACAAAACTTTTAAATGAGTGGTACATTGAAATTCGTTCAAGGCGTATAAGAAATGCACTGTGTTTAAAAGAAACCATTGATTCTAAAATTCATAGCATTGAAGAAGATCAAAATTTATTACTTTACTATTCACTTTTAGACTTTAGATATCAATTTATTATTGATAATTTAAGTGTTTCAAAAAATAGTTTCGACAAAGTTGAATCTTTTGATACGCCTACAGATGACTTCCTAGCTTATTATTATCATTTCTTTAAAGGCATTCATGCCTCTACTATTGGCGAATATAATGTAGCAAAAGAGAATTATGAAAAAGCCGAATCATTCCTAGATTGTATTCCTGATGAATTAGAAAAAGCGGAATTCCAATATAAAGTTGGAGCTTTTCTTTATGATATTTACCAAGGTCTTTTATCCTATAAAAAAGTTACAGAAGCAAGAAAGATTTTCGCTCAACATACTGGTTACGAGATCAATGTAGCTTTTTGTGATAATCTCATAGGTTTAGCTTGTACGCATTTGAGAGAATGGGAACTAGCTGAAGAGTATTTTACTAAGGCTATGGATATGTTCCAAAAAATAAATGAAGAACAATTTATTCTAATGGTGCGACAAAACTTAGGATTAATGTATGCTACTCAAAATCTTTCTCCATTAGCTATTAGATACCTCTCAGAAGTGAATCAAAAACAGTCTAACAATTATAAAGCTCTTTTCATTGAAGCAAGAGAGCATATGAAACAAGGTAATAACTCCATTGCAACTGAACTTATAGCGAAAGGTCATAAATTATGCGTAGAGTTAGACAACAAAGAGTATAAGTATCACTTTAAAATTTTAGATGCAATTAATGCTAATTTTCCTGCCGAAGCACTTGAAAAAATAGTGCTAGAAAGCATATCATATTTTACAGAACAAGAATTATTTGAATACATTAAGGATTACGAAGAACAATTAGCTACTACGTTCTACAAAGAAGATAATCATGTTAAAGCAAGTCACTATTTTTATTCTAGTTCTCAAGCAGGAAAAAAAGCTTTTGAGAAGGAGGCATTAAAATGA